From a single Sorghum bicolor cultivar BTx623 chromosome 5, Sorghum_bicolor_NCBIv3, whole genome shotgun sequence genomic region:
- the LOC8068739 gene encoding uncharacterized protein LOC8068739 codes for MQMEIATGVMSSLLLKMAELLTDEYSLQRGLRGEVMFLKAELESMQAAMERVSEAPVNDNQVNIWASEVRELSYDIEDSIDQFMVRVHVHPSTTPEGFKGFIARSLRLLAEVKTRHQIATEIRDMRTLVKEVADRRNRYKVDSSVTTASTAPEIDHRLHGIYEESAKLVAISGPREDLAELLMVREGASKKLKVISIVGVGGLGKTTLANVMYRQLRGQFECSAFVPVSLKPDLKRILCSILRQVSEQIYTNIETWDVVEIINKIRQVLEYKRYFIIVDDIWDESAWNLINDALVDNNCGSRVITTTRVAGVAASCCSLNGGTVYKLKPLSHDYSKKLFYERIFGHEDSCYPELKEISEKILRKCYGVPLAIITIASLLANKPRNINQWDIVHSSIGSGTEKFPSIESMRQILSISYYDLPSHLKPCLLYLSIFPEDYTILTDHISHLPSTVVQLRRLMHLYIEPSVLLPPGIGNMESLQLLTSVSVSSCANFTKELGSLTELRVLHISLDGTLHESHKNPLVDSLCNLKKIQELHIDSTGISNEFVVDLAWFPQYLKSFLGRVPRLPRWMSPLLSDLTTLVITLDMIQQEDFQNLGGLPFLQFLCLTVDSAEERIITSTDQGKFHSLSEFHFHNDKMGLIFAQGSMQNLKTLEVTFRVRERKDAYGDFDFGLENLSVKHVIARIRCTGSTVCEVEDADLALRKAIDLNPNHPKLEVIRYYEDEMLEDGQHWGKTLVEEDNEKVVLQRRGPWGGDRGSTRDIMVAPQSLKSVKICSAAVVDAISFSYLDRYGREHSMPFWGGVGGMIRTIDLAPSEYVKEVSGTYGLCSPHPDVVITSLTLVTNLCSYGPFGQPTGTPFHTRVDKTASIVGFFGRSGIYLDAIGVYVRPSKS; via the exons ATGCAGATGGAGATTGCTACGGGTGTAATGAGTTCCCTGCTCCTCAAGATGGCAGAGCTACTTACTGATGAATACAGTTTGCAGAGAGGCCTAAGGGGTGAGGTCATGTTCCTGAAAGCCGAGCTTGAGAGCATGCAAGCTGCAATGGAGAGGGTGTCGGAGGCACCTGTAAATGACAATCAGGTTAATATATGGGCAAGTGAGGTGAGAGAGCTGTCCTACGACATCGAGGATAGCATTGATCAGTTCATGGTGCGCGTCCATGTCCATCCATCAACCACACCGGAGGGATTCAAAGGATTCATCGCTAGGAGCTTGAGATTGTTGGCAGAAGTCAAGACTCGGCATCAGATTGCCACAGAAATCAGAGACATGAGGACACTAGTCAAGGAGGTGGCTGACCGACGCAATAGGTACAAGGTTGACAGTTCTGTCACCACTGCTTCTACTGCTCCAGAAATTGACCATCGTTTGCACGGTATCTATGAAGAATCAGCAAAGCTCGTTGCAATCAGTGGGCCAAGAGAAGATCTAGCCGAATTGCTAATGGTGCGGGAGGGCGCATCTAAGAAACTGAAAGTGATCTCTATTGTCGGAGTCGGTGGTTTGGGTAAGACGACTCTTGCTAATGTGATGTACCGACAGTTGAGGGGGCAATTCGAATGCAGTGCTTTTGTGCCAGTGTCTCTCAAGCCTGATTTGAAGAGAATCCTATGCAGTATACTCCGTCAAGTTAGTGAGCAAATTTACACTAACATTGAAACATGGGATGTTGTGGAAATCATCAACAAAATCAGACAAGTTCTTGAGTATAAAAG GTACTTCATTATAGTTGATGATATTTGGGATGAATcagcttggaatttgatcaaTGATGCACTGGTTGATAACAACTGTGGTAGCAGAGTGATCACAACAACTCGTGTAGCTGGGGTTGCTGCATCATGCTGCTCTCTTAATGGTGGTACAGTCTATAAACTAAAACCCCTTTCCCATGATTACTCCAAGAAGTTGTTCTACGAAAGAATATTTGGTCATGAAGATAGTTGCTACCCAGAACTGAAAGAAATATCTGAGAAAATTCTGAGAAAATGTTATGGAGTGCCATTAGCCATCATCACCATAGCTAGTCTCTTGGCTAATAAACCAAGGAATATAAATCAGTGGGACATTGTGCATAGTTCCATTGGTTCTGGAACTGAAAAGTTTCCTAGCATAGAGAGCAtgcgacaaatattatctatcaGCTATTATGATTTACCATCTCATTTAAAACCTTGCTTGCTGTACCTAAGTATTTTTCCAGAGGATTACACTATTTTGACAGATCA CATAAGTCATTTACCTTCAACTGTTGTTCAACTAAGACGACTGATGCACCTATATATTGAACCATCAGTATTGCTACCACCAGGGATTGGTAACATGGAGTCCCTACAATTGCTAACATCGGTTAGCGTCAGTAGCTGTGCAAACTTCACAAAAGAATTAGGCAGTCTAACAGAACTAAGAGTCCTCCATATTTCACTTGATGGCACACTGCATGAGAGCCACAAGAATCCATTGGTTGATTCATTATGCAACCTGAAGAAAATCCAAGAACTACACATTGATTCTACAGGAATATCTAATGAGTTCGTTGTGGATTTAGCATGGTTTCCCCAGTATCTCAAAAGTTTCTTAGGAAGGGTGCCTAGATTGCCAAGGTGGATGAGCCCCTTGCTATCAGATCTGACCACTCTGGTCATTACACTCGACATGATACAACAGGAGGATTTCCAAAATCTTGGAGGCTTGCCATTTCTGCAGTTCCTTTGTCTTACTGTTGATTCTGCTGAAGAAAGGATCATCACTAGCACTGATCAAGGAAAATTCCATAGTCTATCTGAGTTTCACTTTCATAATGATAAAATGGGGCTTATTTTTGCACAAGGGTCTATGCAAAATCTAAAAACCCTTGAGGTAACATTTAGGGTGAGGGAGAGAAAGGATGCATATGGTGATTTTGATTTTGGCTTGGAGAACCTCTCAGTGAAGCATGTCATCGCTAGGATTCGCTGTACAGGTTCTACAGTATGTGAGGTGGAGGATGCTGATTTAGCCCTGAGGAAGGCAATTGATTTGAACCCCAACCATCCAAAGCTTGAGGTGATCAGATATTACGAAGATGAAATGTTGGAGGATGGACAACACTGGGGAAAAACATTGGTAGAGGAGGACAACGAGAAA GTTGTCCTTCAAAGGAGAGGGCCATGGGGTGGAGATAGAGGTAGCACTCGCGACATCATGGTGGCACCCCAAAGTCTGAAAAGTGTGAAAATTTGCAGTGCGGCAGTTGTGGATGCAATCAGCTTTTCTTACCTTGACAGATATGGGAGGGAACACAGCATGCCATTTTGGGGTGGTGTTGGTGGGATGATCCGAACG ATTGATCTTGCCCCTTCAGAGTATGTGAAGGAGGTTTCCGGGACATATGGGCTATGCTCTCCTCATCCGGACGTTGTTATAACATCACTCACCCTGGTGACTAATTTATGCAGCTATGGACCTTTCGGCCAACCGACAGGGACCCCATTTCACACTCGAGTAGACAAAACTGCCAGCATTGTTGGCTTCTTTGGGCGGTCTGGGATATATCTTGATGCAATTGGTGTTTATGTTCGCCCTTCTAAATCATAG